In the Drosophila teissieri strain GT53w chromosome 3R, Prin_Dtei_1.1, whole genome shotgun sequence genome, GTGGACCACAGGTGCGCTTCTCCATCGGAGCAGGCGACAAGCAGTCGCTCCAGCCGCCACAGAGCTCATCCCTGCCCACAACCGGAAGTGGAGTCCACTTCCTTTTCAAGCAGCTGGGAATCAAGAATGTGTTGATACTGCTTTGCGCCGTGATGACAGAGAACAAGATACTGTTTCTTTCCAAGTGCTATTGGCACCTGACGGACAGCTGCAGAGCTCTGGTGGCATTGATGTATCCCTTTCGTTATACTCATGTTTATATACCAATTCTGCCGGCGCCACTCACGGAAGTGTTGTCCACACCCACACCATTTATTATGGGCATACATAGCTCACTGCAAACTGAGATTACGGATCTACTGGATGTTATTGTGGTGGATTTGGATGGAGGTCTCGTTACCATTCCCGAATCGCTTACTCCGCCTGTTCCTATTCTTCCCTCACCGCTGTGGGAACAGACGCAGGACATGCTCAGCAtgattttgtttccaaacCTGGCGCAGGCTGATCTGGCTTTTCCCACATTAGAGCGGCCTTCTGCTATGGCCAAGACTGACGCCCAGATAGATAAGGAACTTCGCGCCATATTCATGCGCCTCTTTGCCCAGCTGCTGCAGGGATATCGATCTTGCCTTACAATCATTCGGATCCACCCAAAGCCGGTAATCACCTTCCACAAGGCAGGATTCCTCGGTGCCCGCGATCTCATCGAGAGCGAATTCCTGTTTAGGGTCCTGGACAGCATGTTTTTCACGACATTCGTCAACGAACGAGGACCTCCCTGGCGTTCCTCCGATGCCTGGGATGAACTCTATAGCTCAATGAATGAACTGCTAAAAACGGAGTCGCAGAATCGGAATCTCGTAAGTAGAACTCAAAGATTCAAGggatattttattattagctttTCTGCCTTTCAGATACTCACACATATCCAGGAACTGGGACGAGTACTGTATGAAAATGAGGGCACTATCGCTCACATCAACTATGCCCAAAAGGTACTGCGTCCGCCGGACGGCGCATTCCAGCGCATTCATCAACCTGCCTTTCCGCGCATTAGTTCGGAAAAGGTCGAGCTTATCATACAGGAAGGAATACGCAAGAACGGAGTGCCACAACGCTTTCATGTAACACGCAATCAGCACCGGATCATTCCGATGGGACCCAGGTTACCCGAGGCATTAGATGTGCGTCCCAATGTCCAAAACTCCGCTCGGCGACTGGAGGTgctgcgtatctgtgtgtcaTATATCTTTGAGAACCGGATAACAGATGCCAGAAAACTGCTGCCGGCTGTGATGCGCACCCTGATGCATCGGGACGCGCGCCTGATCTTGTGCCGCGAGTTCTTTGGATATGTGCACGGCAATAAGGCAGTGCTGGACCATCAACAGTTCGAGTTAGTTGTGCGATTCATGAACAAGGCGCTGCAAAAATCATCGGGGATTGATGAGTACACAGTGGCTGCGGCTCTGCTGCCCATGTCCACAATCTTCTGCCGCAAGCTTTCTACTGGAGTAGTACAATTCGCTTACACTGAGATACAGGATCACGCCATCTGGAAAAATCTTCAGTTTTGGGAGTCTACATTCTTTCAGGATGTCCAAGGTCAGATAAAGGCATTGTATCTGCTTCACCGACGTCAAAACGAGCATCAAAAGGAGGCAAACTGTGTGCTAGACGAAGTTCCTCTTGAGGAGCCCACGGCTCTTGAAATTACTGCGGAGCAGCTGCGCAAAAGTCCCAGCATTGAGGAAGAGAAAAAAGCGGAGCTTGCCAAGTCAGAGGAGTCTACGTTGTACAGCCAGGCGATTCACTTTGCCAACCGTATGGTTTCCCTGCTAATTCCACTGGATGTCAATGTGGATGCAGCCAGTAAGCCAAAACCGGCGTTTCGTCTAGAGGAAAATCAGAGTGTTTCAAATAGGTAATACTTGATAAGTTTCTAACAtcgattttatatttatatatgtattttaaattgtatatttcaGTATTATGGGCTCACACAGCCTAAGCGAACATTCCGACGAAGGATTCGAGGAGAACAATGCTTTGGAAATAGGTGTCACGGTTGGGAAAACCATTTCACGCTTCATTGACTGCGTTTGTACCGAAGGTGGAGTGACCTCCGAGCATATACGCAACTTGCATGACATGGTGCCGGGTGTTGTGCATATGCACATCGAGTCCCTAGAACCGGTTTATCTCGAGGCCAAGCGTCATCCGCACGTGCAGAAGCCCAAGATTCAAACGCCATGCCTGCTGCCGGGAGAGGACCTGGTAACCGACCACCTCCGTTGCTTCCTTATGCCGGATGGACGCGAAGATGAAACCCAGTGCCTGATACCCGCCGAGGGAGCTCTTTTCCTCACCAACTACCGTGTGATTTTCAAGGGTTCCCCTTGCGATCCCCTCTTCTGTGAGCAGGTGATTGTGCGCACTTTTCCGATTGCTTCCCTGCTAAAGGAGAAAAAGATATCGGTGCTGTACCTGGCTCATCTGGATCAAACGCTGACAGAAGGATTGCAGCTGCGTTCCAGCAGCTTTCAACTGATCAAGGTCGCTTTTGATCCGGAAGTAACTCCCGAGCAGATTGAGAGCTTTAGGAAGATATTGAGCAAAGCCCGCCATCCGTTTGATGAGTTTGAGTACTTTGCGTTTCAATCATACGGCACCATGCTCCAGGGAGTGGCTccgttaaaaacaaaagagaagtATTCCACCTTGAAAGGATTCGCCAAAAAAACACTGCTCCGCGGGGCCAAAAAGGCTGGAttcaagcagaagcagcagacCAAGCGCAAATTGGTTTCTGATTATGAGTACGGAAGTGCAGATGCGCAGGAAACGCAGTCCATCGACGATGAGCTGGAAGATGGAGATGAGTTCGAAACCCAAAACAATGCCATGCCCAGATTGCTGACAACAAAAGATGTCGAACGGATGCGGGAAAGGAGCTATGTGCAGGACTGGAAGCGACTTGGGTTCGATGCGGAGTCACAGCGTGGCTTCCGTATAAGCAATGTTAATACCAGTTATGCCACCTGCCGCTCCTATCCGGCGATAATTGTGGCCCCTGTTCAGTGCAGTGACGCGGCAATAATGCATTTGGGTCGGTGCTTCAAGGGCCAGCGCATACCACTGCCCACATGGCGGCATGCGAACGGAGCGCTGCTCATACGAGGGGGTCAACCCAACAGTAAATCGGTCATTGGTATGCTAAAAAACACCACGGGGAGCACGACGAACGCTCATCACGATGTCACGCATTATCCCGAGCAGGATAAATACTTCCTTGCCCTAATAAACACAATGCCTAAGCTAACGCCCCTGGCTCTCAATCAGTATTCGGGCATGAATCTCTCGATGAGCTCTTTGATAGGCCACGGCTGCTCCGAGGATCGACAGCCTCTTACTCCGGAACTGTCGCGCAAGCATAAAAACAACCTGGACATCAGTGATGGCAACAAGTCCTGTCAAGGAGGTAAAACCGGAACTATGAAGGGAAATTCTAAAAACTCATCGGCACATCATTTTCGCAAAATGCGGCTTTATGCATTGGGTAAGCAAGAATGGATTCCTCTTTTAAACCTGCaattttctaatatttattttacttttaaaggAGAGAAATCCCAAGCGAAGTCCAACATGAATGTAGACTTTTGCGCGGACTTCATTCCCGTGGACTATCCGGACATCAGGCAATCGAGACCCGCCTTCAAAAAGCTGATACGCGCCTGCATGCCATCACACAATACCAACGAGACGGATGGACAAAGCTTTGCCAAGATGGTGGAGCAGTCAGACTGGCTGCAACAGATCTCCTCACTAATGCAATTGTCAGGTGCCGTGGTGGACCTGATCGATTTGCAGGAGAGCAGCGTGATGCTATCTCTGGAAGATGGCTCCGATGTAACCGCCCAACTCAGTTCAATAGCCCAGCTGTGCTTGGATCCCTACTACCGAAGTCTGGACGGATTCCGTGTGTTGGTTGAGAAGGAGTGGTTGGCTTTTGGTCACCGCTTTGCGCATCGCAGTAACCTGAAGCCCTCACatgcaaacacaaatattGCGTTTGCGCCCACTTTTCTGCAGTTCCTCGATGTGGTTCATCAACTGCAACGCCAGTTTCCCATGGCTTTCGAATTTAATGATTTCTATTTGAGATTCCTGGCATATCACTCAGTGTCGTGCCGGTTCCGCACCTTCCTTTTTGACTGTGAGCTTGAGCGATCGGATTCGGGGATTGCCGCAATGGAGGACAAACGAGGATCGCTGAATGCAAAGCATATGTTCGGCGTCGGTGGTATGGCGACCAATGGATCAGACGATGAGTGCAGCGTGTACCCCCTGGATATCAGAAGCCAGAGGGCACCCGCTCCCCTAAATCGCATTGGTCACTCAATCTTCGATTATATCGAACGGCAGCATAACAAGACGCccatattttataatttcctaTATTCGGGAGATAAAAGCATGACGCTGCGACCGCAAAATAATGTGGCTGCTTTGGATCTATGGTGCTATTATACCAACGAAGAGCTGGCCCAGGGTGCGCCGTACGATTTAGAAGTGACCACTGTGGACGACGAAATCGATCTGTCCGAGACGAAGGGAAAACGCATGGTCATCACCGCCGGATACGACAACATGGAGAAGTGCAATCCCAACGCCTACGTTTGCCTGCTGAGCGAGGTGAAGCAAGCGGAGACAGAGCGAGGACACCTTCCCCAAAAGTGGCTGCAGGTGTGGAACAGCTTGGAAGTGCCCCAACTGGAGCCAGTTGCTCGCAATGCATCGCTGGGAAACATCTTCGTGCAGACGCATCAGCACAAACGCTCCACACTGGAGATCATCATGAAGGGTCGTCTGGCAGGTTACCAGGACAAGTACTTCCACCCACATCGTTTCGAAAAGCACCCATACACCACGCCCACCAACTGTAACCACTGCACTAAGCTGCTCTGGGGGCCGGTTGGCTACCGGTGCATGGACTGCGGAAACTCCTATCACGAGAAATGCACGGAACACTCCATGAAGAACTGCACAAAGTACAAGGCCATAGACGGAGCTGTTGGACCGCCGAATGTGAATATGTCGCAGGGCGACACGGCAAGCATCGCTTCCAGCGCGGCCACAACAGCGCGCACCTCAAGCCATCACTTCTATAACCAGTTTAGCAGTAACGTGGCCGAAAATCGGACACATGAGGGGTGAGTTTTGTGTGGCCAATGAATgggaaaattatgaaatgatTTGTATCTTCCTATAGACATTTGTACAAACGTGGCGCTTTGCTCAAGGGCTGGAAACAGCGATGGTTCGTGTTGGACTCAATTAAGCATCAACTTCGGTACTATGACACTTCCGAAGATACCGCTCCCAAGGGCATCATTGgtagatatatttattatgttgtttcaaaactttttaataatagCTCAATTCGCTTTTAGAACTGGCTGAAGTCCAATCTGTAACTGTCGCACAGCCTGCACAAATTGGCGCAAAGGGCGTAGATGAAAAAGGATTTTTTGATGTGAGTACAATAGACAAATACGAGCGCAagaacttatttataattacttttatttttagcttaaAACATCAAAGCGCATCTATAATTTCTACGCAATCAATGCAAATCTGGCACAGGAATGGATCGAAAAGTTGCAGGCATGTTTGCAATAGGTAGATGATGCGAAACAATGCTTTTTTCACCACCTGAATTTCGTTAAATTTCCTTTCTGTTTTGTTCGACGATCTGAAGTTTTGTTATAGGATAAATCAGTATGTTTCCAGTTCTAcgtattaatattttgaatctGTGGCTCTGCCATCATATCATAGCTAAACTTATATAGATCACTTTAGAATTCCCTTAGTTGATTTGAGAAATCGCTCGCACCCATTAACATAAATGTTAGCAACAATTATGCCAAGCAACAAGCGAAACTTTAGTTAAAGAATGAAATCCATTTGTAAATGTGAATGTAAAGAAACTATAAAATTATGTGattatataaacaaacaaaaatcagaCTATGATAAATTAACgataaaatggaaaagccaCGCCCGCAAGTTTTtgatataattttttttatatatacatatatccttaTGCCTAAACTATATAGGTTTATAGTGAATTTACCAAAGATTATTCCACCTTTGTTGcgcaattgaaatgcatttcttgATTGCTTCCTTTAAACTAAAACCTATTATTAAACGCTTTCCTTTATTTATACACTACATGGTAAtcaatatataatacatactttaatgcaattatttgTGGCTTACAAAcgataatatacatttttaaacaaatgcgCTTGGTATTATCATTGTTTACGCTCTATTCCTTCGGAGAATCTTTTCCATCCATCATAGGAACGTTGTCCAGTAGACAATATTGAGTATAAAGAACGAAAACGGGAAGAAAAAGCGCGAGAATTTGTCTATATAAATGGCTGTGGCATGGCCATGGCAGAAAGTGTCGTACTGGGGCTCAATAATCGATTCGCGATGATGCTGTAGTGCAGACTAGGAGTCGTCAGCTTGAGAATAGCTCAATACATTTCTTCCAACTCACCTTTAGATCGT is a window encoding:
- the LOC122619269 gene encoding myotubularin-related protein 13 isoform X1 is translated as MSRLADYFVIVGYDSDKEKTASNVGGQPTCGKIVQRFPEKDWPDTPFIDGIEWFCQPLGWSLSYEKQEPKFFVSVLTDIDANKHYCACLSFHETVAITQTRSVDDEDETIGSSRLLGATPSSTDGITSTSTPAAITHHSVMYAPKCLVLISRLDCAETFKNCLGTIYTVYIENLAYGLETLIGNILGCIQVPPAGGPQVRFSIGAGDKQSLQPPQSSSLPTTGSGVHFLFKQLGIKNVLILLCAVMTENKILFLSKCYWHLTDSCRALVALMYPFRYTHVYIPILPAPLTEVLSTPTPFIMGIHSSLQTEITDLLDVIVVDLDGGLVTIPESLTPPVPILPSPLWEQTQDMLSMILFPNLAQADLAFPTLERPSAMAKTDAQIDKELRAIFMRLFAQLLQGYRSCLTIIRIHPKPVITFHKAGFLGARDLIESEFLFRVLDSMFFTTFVNERGPPWRSSDAWDELYSSMNELLKTESQNRNLVSRTQRFKGYFIISFSAFQILTHIQELGRVLYENEGTIAHINYAQKVLRPPDGAFQRIHQPAFPRISSEKVELIIQEGIRKNGVPQRFHVTRNQHRIIPMGPRLPEALDVRPNVQNSARRLEVLRICVSYIFENRITDARKLLPAVMRTLMHRDARLILCREFFGYVHGNKAVLDHQQFELVVRFMNKALQKSSGIDEYTVAAALLPMSTIFCRKLSTGVVQFAYTEIQDHAIWKNLQFWESTFFQDVQGQIKALYLLHRRQNEHQKEANCVLDEVPLEEPTALEITAEQLRKSPSIEEEKKAELAKSEESTLYSQAIHFANRMVSLLIPLDVNVDAASKPKPAFRLEENQSVSNSIMGSHSLSEHSDEGFEENNALEIGVTVGKTISRFIDCVCTEGGVTSEHIRNLHDMVPGVVHMHIESLEPVYLEAKRHPHVQKPKIQTPCLLPGEDLVTDHLRCFLMPDGREDETQCLIPAEGALFLTNYRVIFKGSPCDPLFCEQVIVRTFPIASLLKEKKISVLYLAHLDQTLTEGLQLRSSSFQLIKVAFDPEVTPEQIESFRKILSKARHPFDEFEYFAFQSYGTMLQGVAPLKTKEKYSTLKGFAKKTLLRGAKKAGFKQKQQTKRKLVSDYEYGSADAQETQSIDDELEDGDEFETQNNAMPRLLTTKDVERMRERSYVQDWKRLGFDAESQRGFRISNVNTSYATCRSYPAIIVAPVQCSDAAIMHLGRCFKGQRIPLPTWRHANGALLIRGGQPNSKSVIGMLKNTTGSTTNAHHDVTHYPEQDKYFLALINTMPKLTPLALNQYSGMNLSMSSLIGHGCSEDRQPLTPELSRKHKNNLDISDGNKSCQGGKTGTMKGNSKNSSAHHFRKMRLYALGEKSQAKSNMNVDFCADFIPVDYPDIRQSRPAFKKLIRACMPSHNTNETDGQSFAKMVEQSDWLQQISSLMQLSGAVVDLIDLQESSVMLSLEDGSDVTAQLSSIAQLCLDPYYRSLDGFRVLVEKEWLAFGHRFAHRSNLKPSHANTNIAFAPTFLQFLDVVHQLQRQFPMAFEFNDFYLRFLAYHSVSCRFRTFLFDCELERSDSGIAAMEDKRGSLNAKHMFGVGGMATNGSDDECSVYPLDIRSQRAPAPLNRIGHSIFDYIERQHNKTPIFYNFLYSGDKSMTLRPQNNVAALDLWCYYTNEELAQGAPYDLEVTTVDDEIDLSETKGKRMVITAGYDNMEKCNPNAYVCLLSEVKQAETERGHLPQKWLQVWNSLEVPQLEPVARNASLGNIFVQTHQHKRSTLEIIMKGRLAGYQDKYFHPHRFEKHPYTTPTNCNHCTKLLWGPVGYRCMDCGNSYHEKCTEHSMKNCTKYKAIDGAVGPPNVNMSQGDTASIASSAATTARTSSHHFYNQFSSNVAENRTHEGHLYKRGALLKGWKQRWFVLDSIKHQLRYYDTSEDTAPKGIIELAEVQSVTVAQPAQIGAKGVDEKGFFDLKTSKRIYNFYAINANLAQEWIEKLQACLQ
- the LOC122619269 gene encoding myotubularin-related protein 13 isoform X2, producing the protein MSRLADYFVIVGYDSDKEKTASNVGGQPTCGKIVQRFPEKDWPDTPFIDGIEWFCQPLGWSLSYEKQEPKFFVSVLTDIDANKHYCACLSFHETVAITQTRSVDDEDETIGSSRLLGATPSSTDGITSTSTPAAITHHSVMYAPKCLVLISRLDCAETFKNCLGTIYTVYIENLAYGLETLIGNILGCIQVPPAGGPQVRFSIGAGDKQSLQPPQSSSLPTTGSGVHFLFKQLGIKNVLILLCAVMTENKILFLSKCYWHLTDSCRALVALMYPFRYTHVYIPILPAPLTEVLSTPTPFIMGIHSSLQTEITDLLDVIVVDLDGGLVTIPESLTPPVPILPSPLWEQTQDMLSMILFPNLAQADLAFPTLERPSAMAKTDAQIDKELRAIFMRLFAQLLQGYRSCLTIIRIHPKPVITFHKAGFLGARDLIESEFLFRVLDSMFFTTFVNERGPPWRSSDAWDELYSSMNELLKTESQNRNLILTHIQELGRVLYENEGTIAHINYAQKVLRPPDGAFQRIHQPAFPRISSEKVELIIQEGIRKNGVPQRFHVTRNQHRIIPMGPRLPEALDVRPNVQNSARRLEVLRICVSYIFENRITDARKLLPAVMRTLMHRDARLILCREFFGYVHGNKAVLDHQQFELVVRFMNKALQKSSGIDEYTVAAALLPMSTIFCRKLSTGVVQFAYTEIQDHAIWKNLQFWESTFFQDVQGQIKALYLLHRRQNEHQKEANCVLDEVPLEEPTALEITAEQLRKSPSIEEEKKAELAKSEESTLYSQAIHFANRMVSLLIPLDVNVDAASKPKPAFRLEENQSVSNSIMGSHSLSEHSDEGFEENNALEIGVTVGKTISRFIDCVCTEGGVTSEHIRNLHDMVPGVVHMHIESLEPVYLEAKRHPHVQKPKIQTPCLLPGEDLVTDHLRCFLMPDGREDETQCLIPAEGALFLTNYRVIFKGSPCDPLFCEQVIVRTFPIASLLKEKKISVLYLAHLDQTLTEGLQLRSSSFQLIKVAFDPEVTPEQIESFRKILSKARHPFDEFEYFAFQSYGTMLQGVAPLKTKEKYSTLKGFAKKTLLRGAKKAGFKQKQQTKRKLVSDYEYGSADAQETQSIDDELEDGDEFETQNNAMPRLLTTKDVERMRERSYVQDWKRLGFDAESQRGFRISNVNTSYATCRSYPAIIVAPVQCSDAAIMHLGRCFKGQRIPLPTWRHANGALLIRGGQPNSKSVIGMLKNTTGSTTNAHHDVTHYPEQDKYFLALINTMPKLTPLALNQYSGMNLSMSSLIGHGCSEDRQPLTPELSRKHKNNLDISDGNKSCQGGKTGTMKGNSKNSSAHHFRKMRLYALGEKSQAKSNMNVDFCADFIPVDYPDIRQSRPAFKKLIRACMPSHNTNETDGQSFAKMVEQSDWLQQISSLMQLSGAVVDLIDLQESSVMLSLEDGSDVTAQLSSIAQLCLDPYYRSLDGFRVLVEKEWLAFGHRFAHRSNLKPSHANTNIAFAPTFLQFLDVVHQLQRQFPMAFEFNDFYLRFLAYHSVSCRFRTFLFDCELERSDSGIAAMEDKRGSLNAKHMFGVGGMATNGSDDECSVYPLDIRSQRAPAPLNRIGHSIFDYIERQHNKTPIFYNFLYSGDKSMTLRPQNNVAALDLWCYYTNEELAQGAPYDLEVTTVDDEIDLSETKGKRMVITAGYDNMEKCNPNAYVCLLSEVKQAETERGHLPQKWLQVWNSLEVPQLEPVARNASLGNIFVQTHQHKRSTLEIIMKGRLAGYQDKYFHPHRFEKHPYTTPTNCNHCTKLLWGPVGYRCMDCGNSYHEKCTEHSMKNCTKYKAIDGAVGPPNVNMSQGDTASIASSAATTARTSSHHFYNQFSSNVAENRTHEGHLYKRGALLKGWKQRWFVLDSIKHQLRYYDTSEDTAPKGIIELAEVQSVTVAQPAQIGAKGVDEKGFFDLKTSKRIYNFYAINANLAQEWIEKLQACLQ